In Candidatus Defluviilinea proxima, a single genomic region encodes these proteins:
- a CDS encoding class II aldolase/adducin family protein gives MAEKISLDLEFLLSQLALAGKRLSDVGAAEGAAGNVSVCVRGALDVLDIFPQVTEITLPVDAPELAGATIIVTGSGRRLREIIDSPTSNLACIVVNEGGKTGTMFIAKDCPFKRVTSEFNSHLAIHHDQMRARDIQLHTVLHAQPTNLTYLSHIPAYQDENYFNRHLFRWQPETILSIPQGMGMLPFIVNGSDEQMTETVRSMREHPLVVWARHGVVSRADNSVLHALDLIEYAEAAAHYESLNLSTGEKADGLSPEQVRQICAGWGITQNVY, from the coding sequence ATGGCAGAAAAAATTTCATTGGATCTTGAATTTTTACTTTCTCAACTTGCTCTGGCAGGTAAACGACTTTCCGATGTAGGTGCGGCCGAAGGTGCTGCGGGAAATGTATCGGTGTGTGTGCGCGGGGCGTTGGATGTGCTGGACATATTTCCACAGGTTACTGAAATTACGTTACCTGTAGACGCTCCAGAACTGGCTGGTGCAACGATCATTGTTACAGGTTCTGGCAGACGGCTTAGAGAGATCATCGATTCGCCAACCAGTAATCTGGCGTGTATCGTTGTGAATGAAGGCGGCAAAACAGGGACGATGTTCATAGCGAAAGATTGTCCGTTCAAGCGGGTGACGAGTGAGTTCAATTCACATCTTGCGATTCATCATGACCAGATGCGCGCCCGTGATATACAGTTACATACCGTGCTTCATGCCCAGCCTACGAATCTCACATACTTGAGTCATATCCCTGCGTATCAGGATGAGAACTATTTCAATCGACACCTTTTTCGTTGGCAACCCGAAACGATCTTGAGCATTCCGCAGGGAATGGGTATGTTGCCCTTTATTGTCAACGGTTCGGATGAACAGATGACCGAGACCGTACGTTCCATGCGAGAGCATCCACTTGTGGTTTGGGCGCGGCATGGAGTGGTATCACGTGCGGATAATTCGGTTTTGCACGCTTTGGATTTGATCGAATATGCGGAAGCGGCGGCTCATTATGAGTCCTTGAACCTGTCCACCGGCGAAAAGGCCGATGGCCTCAGCCCGGAACAGGTCCGCCAGATTTGCGCAGGGTGGGGGATTACGCAAAACGTTTACTGA
- a CDS encoding CBS domain-containing protein codes for MTNLRDIVRKKGKSVFSVTPDTTVFEALKIMADANTGALLVMSGDKVLGIVSERDFVRRVDLHGRSSKTAKVEEIMTSKVLYAQADQSVEECVAVMIDKSIRHLPVFEGNDLIGLISARDALKEMVDEQKFMISQLEHYITGGGR; via the coding sequence ATGACGAATTTGCGTGATATCGTCCGAAAGAAGGGGAAGAGTGTGTTTTCGGTTACGCCGGATACAACAGTGTTTGAGGCTTTGAAGATAATGGCCGATGCAAACACTGGCGCGTTGCTCGTGATGTCTGGGGATAAGGTGCTGGGGATCGTCTCGGAGCGGGACTTTGTGCGCCGGGTGGATCTTCACGGCCGTTCTTCCAAAACGGCGAAGGTGGAGGAGATCATGACCTCCAAGGTTTTGTATGCGCAGGCCGACCAATCTGTAGAAGAATGTGTGGCGGTAATGATCGATAAGAGTATCCGTCACTTGCCGGTGTTCGAAGGGAATGACCTGATCGGGTTGATCTCGGCCCGTGATGCATTGAAGGAAATGGTCGACGAGCAGAAATTTATGATCTCTCAGTTGGAACACTACATAACTGGCGGGGGACGATGA
- a CDS encoding amidase, translating into MILPEWTISELQEKMEAGELTSHQIAELYLQRIEAVDKNGPYINSIIELNPDVLDIADTLDAERKAGKVRGALHGIPVLLKDNIDTHDRMQTTAGSLALEGNIAEKDAFIVKQLRKAGALILGKTNLSEWANFRGKPSVSGWSSRGGLTRNPHALDRSACGSSSGSGAAIAANLAAVAVGTETDGSIICPAQTNGIVGIKPTLGLLSRSGIIPIAHSQDTPGPMARTVADAALLLGAMTGIDSADPATKLSKKRALSNYAKSLDYDGLKGARIGVARNMAGSNPKIIKIFELCIDVMKKLGAVIIDPVTVPNFDKFSATELDVLHYEFKADLNKYLKSLGDEARVHSMEDVIRFNEENENRVMPYFGQEHMIAAQEKGSLREKKYTDALAKNLRLTRKEGIDAVIRKHKLDAIIVPSGGPAWVIDLANGDAINWDMESTSPAAVAGYPHITVPAGFVFGLPVGISFFGKAWQDAELIKYAYAFEQATQYRRQPRYLPTANLT; encoded by the coding sequence ATGATCTTACCGGAATGGACGATCTCTGAACTTCAAGAAAAAATGGAAGCGGGGGAATTGACTTCGCATCAGATCGCAGAGTTGTATCTTCAGCGCATTGAGGCCGTGGATAAGAATGGCCCATATATCAATTCGATCATCGAGTTGAACCCTGACGTGCTTGATATCGCCGATACGTTGGATGCAGAACGAAAAGCGGGTAAGGTGCGCGGCGCATTACACGGAATCCCTGTTTTGTTGAAAGATAATATTGATACACATGACCGCATGCAAACGACAGCGGGCTCTCTTGCATTGGAAGGGAACATCGCCGAAAAGGATGCGTTCATCGTGAAGCAATTGCGCAAGGCGGGAGCGTTGATCCTTGGCAAGACCAATTTGAGCGAGTGGGCAAACTTTCGTGGCAAGCCTTCTGTGAGTGGATGGTCTTCACGTGGCGGGTTGACACGTAATCCTCATGCGTTGGATCGTTCGGCGTGTGGATCTTCGTCTGGTTCAGGGGCTGCGATCGCGGCGAATCTTGCGGCGGTGGCAGTTGGTACGGAGACAGATGGTTCCATCATTTGCCCAGCGCAGACGAATGGTATCGTTGGTATCAAGCCAACGCTTGGTTTGTTGAGCCGCAGTGGAATCATTCCCATTGCGCACAGCCAGGATACCCCCGGTCCCATGGCACGGACAGTTGCCGACGCGGCTCTTTTGCTTGGGGCGATGACGGGAATTGATTCTGCTGATCCAGCCACAAAGTTAAGCAAGAAGCGGGCTTTGTCCAATTATGCAAAGTCTCTTGATTACGATGGGCTCAAAGGCGCACGTATCGGTGTGGCCAGAAATATGGCGGGTTCAAATCCAAAGATCATCAAGATATTCGAGTTGTGCATTGATGTGATGAAGAAATTGGGCGCGGTCATCATTGACCCGGTGACAGTCCCTAACTTTGATAAATTCAGCGCGACCGAATTGGATGTGTTGCATTACGAATTTAAAGCGGACCTCAACAAGTATCTCAAATCACTTGGTGATGAAGCCCGTGTGCATTCGATGGAAGATGTGATCCGCTTCAACGAAGAAAATGAAAATCGTGTAATGCCCTACTTCGGACAGGAACACATGATCGCCGCGCAAGAGAAGGGTTCTTTGCGCGAAAAGAAATATACGGATGCGCTTGCAAAGAATCTGCGACTGACCCGCAAAGAAGGAATCGATGCGGTGATACGCAAGCACAAATTGGATGCCATCATTGTGCCCTCAGGCGGCCCGGCCTGGGTGATCGACCTCGCGAATGGTGATGCGATCAATTGGGATATGGAAAGCACATCACCTGCGGCCGTGGCGGGGTATCCGCACATTACCGTCCCTGCCGGATTTGTTTTTGGTTTACCTGTCGGCATCTCCTTCTTTGGCAAAGCATGGCAGGATGCTGAACTGATCAAGTATGCGTATGCGTTCGAACAGGCCACCCAGTATCGCAGACAACCACGTTATTTACCGACCGCAAATTTAACATAA
- a CDS encoding NAD(P)H-dependent oxidoreductase subunit E, whose amino-acid sequence MTDAKNVALQTAIETYIPLGRSGLLPALHAAQTLYGWISEPVAVEIAKALHVPLADVYGVIEFYSLFYDIPTSKHVIRVCTDIACGIKDADGILNYLCAHHGLKPGQTHDDLSLTIEASPCLGLCDQAPASWTMDNGQWTINDASADTYRPRSMVYGQTRLLTANCGNGTTSLAKYGKYSALTKALGMRPEEIVNEIKASGLVGRGGAAFPTGVKWEGAAKADADQKYVVCNADESEPGTFKDRVLLLDDPHRTIEGMCIAAYAIGASKGYIYIRAEYPYILPVLENALNESREANLLGENILGSGFLFDIEIRVGAGAYICGEETALFESIEGKRGFPRIKPPFPTTHGLFGKPTVINNVETLCNVPLIISMGSTEYRKIGTEKSPGPKLFCVSGDVAKPGVYEIPFGMKLRELLEMAGLSTDSETDKGLQAVLFGGAAGAFATSEHLDVKMTFEDLRVAGLPLGSGVVMVFDETRDMRDVLKRLSHFFAHESCGKCYPCQMGTQRQKEILSRIAGGKTLSDDILRLQDVGWTMTDASLCGLGQTAASAVLSAIKLWPELFIVDQTSKVSNSK is encoded by the coding sequence ATGACAGATGCAAAGAACGTCGCTCTCCAAACTGCAATCGAAACCTATATTCCTTTGGGCCGCTCAGGGCTGTTGCCAGCCTTGCATGCGGCTCAAACTTTATATGGCTGGATCTCTGAACCTGTTGCCGTAGAGATCGCAAAAGCTTTGCACGTTCCACTTGCTGATGTTTACGGGGTTATCGAATTCTATTCCCTCTTTTATGATATACCAACCAGTAAGCATGTCATCCGTGTATGTACGGATATAGCATGCGGCATCAAAGATGCAGACGGAATTTTAAATTATCTTTGTGCTCATCATGGATTGAAACCCGGTCAGACTCACGATGACCTGTCTCTCACCATTGAAGCGAGTCCATGCCTTGGGCTTTGTGATCAGGCGCCAGCGTCTTGGACGATGGACAATGGACAATGGACGATAAACGATGCAAGTGCTGATACGTATCGTCCACGGTCTATGGTCTATGGTCAAACACGTTTATTGACCGCCAACTGCGGCAATGGCACAACGTCGCTGGCAAAGTATGGAAAATATTCAGCACTCACAAAAGCATTGGGAATGAGACCTGAAGAGATCGTGAACGAGATCAAGGCTTCGGGTTTGGTCGGGCGTGGCGGCGCGGCATTCCCAACAGGGGTCAAATGGGAAGGTGCGGCGAAAGCAGACGCAGACCAGAAGTATGTTGTCTGCAACGCGGACGAATCCGAGCCGGGCACGTTCAAAGACCGCGTTCTGTTGCTAGATGACCCACATCGCACCATCGAAGGGATGTGTATTGCCGCCTATGCCATCGGCGCGAGTAAGGGATATATCTACATCCGTGCAGAATATCCCTATATTCTCCCTGTACTCGAAAATGCATTGAACGAATCCCGTGAAGCTAATTTGCTTGGCGAGAATATTCTCGGTTCTGGCTTTTTGTTTGATATTGAGATCCGCGTCGGCGCTGGTGCCTATATTTGTGGCGAGGAGACCGCGCTGTTTGAGTCCATCGAAGGGAAGCGCGGCTTTCCGCGTATCAAGCCGCCCTTCCCGACGACTCATGGGTTGTTTGGAAAACCGACAGTCATCAACAATGTTGAGACTCTTTGTAATGTCCCATTGATCATTTCAATGGGTTCAACCGAATATCGTAAGATCGGCACAGAGAAATCGCCGGGGCCGAAGTTGTTCTGCGTTTCAGGTGACGTGGCGAAGCCGGGGGTGTATGAGATCCCATTTGGGATGAAGTTGCGCGAACTGCTGGAGATGGCTGGCCTCTCAACGGACTCTGAAACGGATAAAGGATTACAGGCCGTGTTGTTTGGTGGTGCAGCTGGCGCCTTTGCAACGTCTGAGCACCTCGATGTAAAAATGACATTTGAAGATTTACGCGTGGCTGGTTTGCCTTTGGGCTCTGGCGTTGTGATGGTCTTCGATGAGACACGCGACATGCGCGATGTGCTCAAGCGACTCAGCCATTTCTTTGCGCATGAGTCTTGCGGTAAGTGCTATCCCTGCCAGATGGGTACACAACGCCAAAAAGAAATCTTGAGTCGTATCGCAGGCGGCAAAACCCTGTCCGATGACATTCTCCGCTTGCAAGATGTCGGCTGGACGATGACGGATGCGAGTCTCTGTGGCTTGGGGCAGACGGCGGCAAGTGCGGTCTTGTCCGCGATCAAGTTGTGGCCGGAACTTTTTATAGTTGATCAAACGTCTAAGGTTTCAAATTCAAAGTAA
- a CDS encoding DUF4173 domain-containing protein has translation MKPVKKQATKKQPTKKVIQKKRSPKTVDVPREDVPIPKLVQEVMATQPKSDPELENPIYKNSNALLVIALVLGWMFDNLFWKKDIGINFPIFLVLCLLGGGYWLFSNKIRPAKNSVWLLVPLLFFSVFTIIRQEPLTVFLGFTFALFSVGLFATSYMGGHWTQYGFGNYINKFFLLIGDVLTGLLLYAPRARKVQIESVTGQKSFTIWALLRGLAIALPIVACFGSLLAAGDVVFERKLDDLLNLEDLSDNIFRGILILIYAYLLAGVFIHSAWKSKDEKLNGEHIPTVKPFLGFAESTVILGSVIILFIAFVVVQFQYFFGGQANIGVDGYTYSQYARRGFNELIAVAFLSLILSIVLSTIVRREMDTQKRIFSGLNIATVALVMVILVSAYQRISLSIWWHGFSRLRLYPRIFLIWLAVLLIAVVALEVTQRQRHFTLALVFAAMGFAVSITLVNIDAAIIKHNVPRTLQGKNLNVAHLASLSDDSVPALVDEFRSSSYPEWVHEGVGAALVCYLHFDNYDDSVKDWRSFNLSQWQAHSMLQGIEREIQNYSVDAKQRWNVKVRTPHNVWYECEDYDAANDNEN, from the coding sequence ATGAAACCAGTAAAGAAGCAAGCCACAAAAAAGCAACCTACAAAGAAAGTCATTCAAAAAAAGAGATCCCCCAAAACTGTGGATGTTCCAAGGGAAGATGTGCCTATTCCTAAGCTTGTTCAGGAAGTTATGGCGACTCAACCTAAATCTGATCCTGAACTTGAAAACCCAATCTATAAAAATTCAAATGCGCTGTTAGTGATTGCTTTAGTTCTTGGTTGGATGTTCGACAATCTTTTCTGGAAAAAGGATATTGGCATCAATTTTCCTATATTTTTAGTCCTATGTTTGTTAGGTGGTGGTTATTGGCTGTTCTCAAATAAGATACGACCAGCAAAAAATAGTGTCTGGTTACTTGTTCCGCTCTTGTTCTTTTCCGTTTTTACGATTATCCGACAAGAGCCTTTAACTGTTTTTCTTGGCTTTACTTTTGCATTGTTTTCTGTTGGTTTGTTTGCAACGTCCTATATGGGCGGGCATTGGACGCAATATGGATTTGGGAATTACATAAACAAATTTTTTCTTTTGATTGGTGATGTGCTAACTGGACTTTTGCTATATGCCCCCAGAGCGCGTAAAGTTCAAATTGAATCTGTTACAGGACAAAAGAGTTTCACAATCTGGGCGTTACTGCGTGGATTGGCGATTGCCTTGCCGATCGTTGCCTGTTTTGGGTCCCTGTTGGCGGCTGGTGATGTGGTATTTGAGAGAAAGCTGGATGACCTTCTTAATCTTGAGGATCTTTCAGATAATATATTCCGTGGGATTTTGATATTGATCTATGCCTATCTGCTAGCTGGCGTGTTTATACATTCCGCATGGAAAAGTAAAGATGAAAAGTTGAATGGGGAACACATACCGACCGTCAAACCGTTTCTTGGATTTGCAGAGTCAACAGTTATTCTAGGTAGTGTGATTATTTTGTTCATCGCTTTTGTCGTTGTACAGTTTCAATATTTTTTTGGCGGTCAGGCAAACATTGGAGTTGATGGGTATACATATTCCCAGTATGCACGCCGTGGATTCAACGAATTGATTGCAGTGGCCTTTTTGAGTCTTATTTTATCGATTGTGCTGAGCACTATTGTCCGAAGAGAAATGGATACTCAAAAGAGAATATTCTCAGGGTTAAATATAGCTACTGTAGCTCTCGTTATGGTTATTTTAGTTTCAGCCTATCAACGTATCTCTCTTAGTATTTGGTGGCATGGTTTCTCAAGACTTCGCCTTTACCCACGTATCTTCTTAATATGGCTTGCCGTGTTGCTGATTGCTGTTGTTGCTCTTGAAGTGACGCAACGTCAAAGACACTTCACTCTTGCGCTGGTCTTTGCTGCTATGGGTTTTGCAGTATCCATAACATTGGTTAATATTGATGCGGCCATTATTAAACATAATGTTCCTCGCACTTTACAGGGCAAGAATCTGAATGTTGCCCATCTTGCTTCGCTTTCAGATGATTCTGTACCTGCTTTGGTAGATGAATTTCGTTCATCATCGTATCCAGAATGGGTGCATGAAGGGGTTGGGGCGGCTCTCGTATGTTATTTGCATTTTGATAATTATGACGATAGCGTGAAGGATTGGCGCTCTTTTAACTTGTCCCAATGGCAGGCACATAGTATGTTACAAGGAATTGAAAGAGAAATTCAAAATTATAGCGTTGATGCCAAACAACGATGGAATGTGAAAGTAAGAACCCCTCATAATGTATGGTATGAGTGTGAGGACTATGATGCTGCAAACGATAACGAGAATTGA
- a CDS encoding (2Fe-2S)-binding protein — MAENSTLFIDENEICVEQGKTILDAARENGIDIPTICFHEATTANGLCRMCVVEVEGMRLLQPSCIVQVAKDMKVKTRSERIDRARKTILEMLASTMDLSDAPEILTMMDEYGASADRFPDAERRESEVIEDNPMFIRDYSKCLLCWRCVQVCAEDAQYTYAINFEGRGFETQISTFFDKPIPETTCVLCGQCVGVCPTGALKPKRQYLLEQGISAEDVSVMNTGRKQRKEKR, encoded by the coding sequence ATGGCTGAAAATTCGACACTATTTATCGACGAAAATGAAATTTGTGTAGAACAAGGCAAAACGATTCTGGATGCCGCACGTGAAAATGGAATTGACATTCCAACCATATGCTTTCACGAAGCCACCACAGCGAACGGACTGTGTCGCATGTGTGTCGTTGAAGTGGAAGGGATGCGATTGCTTCAGCCTTCGTGTATTGTGCAAGTTGCCAAGGATATGAAGGTGAAGACACGCAGTGAACGAATTGACCGTGCCCGCAAGACGATCTTGGAAATGCTGGCATCCACCATGGACTTGTCCGATGCGCCTGAGATTTTGACGATGATGGATGAATACGGCGCGAGCGCGGACCGCTTCCCTGATGCGGAACGACGCGAGTCAGAAGTGATCGAAGATAATCCGATGTTTATCCGCGATTACTCGAAGTGCTTGTTGTGCTGGCGGTGTGTGCAAGTCTGCGCGGAGGATGCGCAGTATACGTACGCGATCAATTTTGAGGGACGTGGATTTGAAACGCAGATCAGTACGTTCTTTGATAAACCCATCCCTGAAACAACGTGTGTGTTGTGCGGTCAATGTGTGGGAGTGTGTCCCACAGGTGCATTGAAGCCGAAGAGACAGTATTTATTGGAGCAAGGCATCTCTGCGGAAGATGTCAGCGTGATGAACACGGGCAGGAAACAACGAAAGGAAAAACGTTAG
- the fdhF gene encoding formate dehydrogenase subunit alpha, translated as MVAELKLDEKRVVADRVVTTTCPYCGVGCSLELHVKDDFIFKVTSPFDSPVNHGNLCVKGRFGYDFIYHPKRVTTPLVRRYLLDGKPKPDGREQVFAVSRDGKPIPDSQISNLWDWVETDWDTALNITADNLTRIYKRDGSDAMAVYCCAKATNEDNYLLQKMWRTLFRTNNVDHCTRLCHAGSVVALLKAIGSSAMSNTASQVIQNDVFIVTGSNTGENHPIIALQMKEAVQKYGAKMIVVDPRRIDLVDFAELWLPLKPGTNVPVFSAMAHVIVKEGLVNHDFVAKRTEGFQDFIESLEKFTPEYAEELSGVPAEDIRKAARMYATAKNGAIYWGMGISQLSHGTASAMALIHLAFLTGHIGRDGTGLNPLRGQNNVQGASDMGAMPFHYPGYMRVDNEANAAKWEQTWNIEPGGLSRKLGLTTTEILSHAHEGGVRALYIMGENPMMSEPNLNETRKHMTHLEFLVAQDLFINESGAFADVFLPATPFAEKDGTFTNTDRRVQRVRTAQPPRGLARPDWQILCDLASRLERRLKRSSSSKWDYESPEEILREMASVNKDYAGVTYERIDKVGLIYPVPDMDHPGTPTLFTETFPSGRGKFHVLDYVPVMEEADDEYPFILTTGRLLEHWHGGTMTRNSALNEAYPEARVEMHPADAEMHGITNNMPVRVTSRRGEIVLRATVTEKTTVGVVFIPWHFAEAAANLLTNDALDPQALIPEFKACAVQVFPAREDELANPEVEVKRGRY; from the coding sequence ATGGTTGCTGAACTCAAACTTGATGAAAAGCGTGTTGTTGCAGACCGAGTTGTCACAACCACTTGTCCCTACTGTGGCGTGGGATGTAGTTTAGAACTGCACGTCAAGGATGATTTTATTTTCAAGGTTACGTCGCCGTTCGATTCGCCTGTCAATCATGGAAACTTGTGTGTGAAGGGACGCTTTGGGTATGACTTTATCTATCACCCCAAGCGCGTGACCACTCCTTTAGTGCGAAGATATTTGTTAGATGGCAAGCCGAAGCCAGATGGACGCGAACAGGTCTTTGCCGTCAGTCGAGACGGTAAACCGATTCCCGATTCCCAAATTTCCAATCTCTGGGATTGGGTCGAAACCGATTGGGATACCGCGCTGAATATCACTGCGGATAACCTCACACGCATTTACAAACGCGATGGTTCAGATGCGATGGCGGTCTATTGTTGCGCCAAGGCCACGAATGAAGATAATTATCTGTTGCAAAAAATGTGGCGGACGTTGTTCCGCACGAACAATGTTGACCATTGCACGCGCTTATGCCATGCGGGATCGGTAGTTGCGCTTCTAAAAGCAATAGGTTCTTCAGCAATGAGCAATACGGCTTCGCAAGTGATCCAAAACGATGTGTTCATTGTCACGGGGTCGAACACGGGCGAGAATCATCCCATCATTGCGTTGCAGATGAAGGAAGCGGTGCAGAAATATGGCGCGAAGATGATCGTCGTGGACCCGCGCCGCATTGACTTGGTGGACTTCGCCGAGTTGTGGCTGCCGCTCAAACCAGGGACGAATGTGCCTGTGTTCAGTGCGATGGCACATGTCATTGTCAAAGAGGGGTTGGTCAATCACGATTTTGTCGCGAAGCGCACGGAAGGCTTTCAGGATTTTATCGAGTCACTGGAAAAGTTCACGCCTGAATATGCCGAAGAACTTTCAGGTGTGCCTGCCGAAGATATTCGCAAAGCGGCGCGGATGTATGCCACGGCGAAGAACGGCGCGATCTATTGGGGTATGGGCATCTCACAGCTTTCACATGGGACCGCCAGCGCGATGGCGCTCATCCATTTGGCGTTCCTCACAGGGCATATCGGGCGCGATGGCACGGGACTGAATCCTTTGCGCGGACAGAACAACGTGCAGGGCGCGAGCGACATGGGCGCGATGCCGTTCCATTATCCCGGCTACATGCGCGTGGATAACGAAGCCAACGCGGCGAAATGGGAGCAGACCTGGAACATCGAACCCGGCGGTCTCTCGCGTAAACTCGGTCTCACCACTACTGAGATTTTGAGTCATGCGCATGAGGGCGGTGTGCGGGCGTTGTACATCATGGGCGAGAACCCGATGATGTCGGAGCCGAATCTCAACGAGACGCGCAAGCACATGACGCATCTCGAATTTCTCGTCGCGCAGGATCTGTTCATCAATGAGTCGGGCGCGTTTGCGGATGTCTTTCTGCCTGCGACTCCGTTCGCGGAAAAGGATGGGACGTTCACCAATACCGACAGGCGAGTCCAACGGGTGCGGACGGCTCAACCGCCCCGTGGGCTGGCGCGTCCAGATTGGCAAATACTTTGTGATCTGGCGAGCAGGCTCGAGCGTAGATTGAAGCGTAGCTCTTCATCCAAATGGGATTATGAATCGCCGGAGGAAATCCTGCGTGAGATGGCGTCCGTCAACAAGGATTATGCGGGCGTGACATATGAACGCATCGACAAGGTCGGGTTGATCTATCCCGTGCCTGATATGGATCATCCTGGCACGCCGACGCTGTTCACCGAGACCTTCCCTAGCGGGCGCGGAAAATTCCACGTGCTCGATTATGTGCCCGTGATGGAGGAAGCCGATGACGAGTATCCGTTCATTTTGACGACGGGGCGGTTGCTCGAACACTGGCACGGCGGGACGATGACGCGCAACTCGGCGCTAAATGAGGCGTACCCCGAAGCGCGCGTGGAGATGCACCCCGCGGACGCGGAGATGCACGGCATCACGAATAACATGCCTGTGCGCGTGACGTCGCGCCGCGGTGAAATTGTTTTGCGCGCCACTGTCACCGAGAAGACGACGGTGGGCGTGGTGTTTATCCCGTGGCATTTCGCCGAAGCCGCCGCAAATTTATTGACGAACGACGCGCTCGACCCGCAGGCGTTGATTCCCGAGTTCAAGGCGTGCGCGGTGCAGGTGTTCCCGGCGAGGGAGGATGAGTTGGCGAATCCTGAGGTTGAGGTGAAGAGGGGGAGGTATTAG